A part of Campylobacter concisus genomic DNA contains:
- a CDS encoding potassium channel protein, protein MSFLSRLLKFLNWSNSTKPEISLDTELYEQLKPFRFPLISVVLLLLFGTLGYVLIDNFSLIDAFYQAGMTFTTVGFTEVAPITPKGRIFTITFILIGFIIFTLSIGIVVEVLKRGTLISILKERRMLYRIARLKNHFVICYHNLYTIELSAQFRENHIPFVVVDDREDIAELAQIYKYPYFIKAQPHTQIAFLKTHLSSAKGLITLSSNIADNIALIASVRLYEKEIGRRKPYHIITNAETEDDTQRLKKLGADNVVSPSRLVAQRLSAMSVRPDMENLLEQFLYTKNSPIDIEEILVPDYSWIRFKRLKETHLRNITNADIVGIRDINNNFVPMPNGDTLVGTGSKLLVIGTVDGIRLTKRVVKSKHKPEEFKYV, encoded by the coding sequence ATGTCTTTTCTCTCAAGACTTTTAAAATTCCTCAACTGGTCAAACTCTACAAAACCAGAAATAAGCCTAGATACTGAGCTTTACGAACAATTAAAACCTTTTAGATTTCCACTAATTTCAGTCGTATTACTGTTACTTTTTGGAACATTAGGTTATGTCTTAATAGATAATTTCTCACTAATAGATGCCTTTTACCAAGCTGGCATGACTTTTACAACAGTTGGTTTTACCGAAGTTGCTCCAATAACTCCAAAGGGCAGAATTTTTACTATCACGTTTATACTTATTGGTTTTATTATATTTACACTATCGATCGGTATTGTGGTTGAGGTTTTAAAAAGAGGCACATTAATTAGCATTTTAAAGGAACGACGCATGCTTTATAGGATCGCAAGACTAAAAAATCACTTCGTTATTTGTTATCACAATCTATACACAATCGAACTTAGTGCTCAATTTCGCGAAAATCATATACCTTTTGTAGTGGTCGATGATAGAGAAGATATTGCGGAGCTAGCTCAAATTTATAAATATCCATATTTCATAAAAGCTCAGCCACACACACAAATTGCCTTTTTAAAAACACATCTATCAAGTGCAAAAGGACTTATAACTCTTAGCTCAAATATTGCTGATAACATCGCCCTTATAGCATCTGTAAGACTTTATGAAAAAGAGATAGGTCGTAGAAAGCCTTATCATATTATCACAAATGCAGAGACAGAAGACGATACGCAAAGATTAAAAAAATTAGGCGCTGACAATGTGGTAAGTCCATCTCGCTTAGTCGCGCAGCGGTTAAGTGCTATGAGCGTAAGGCCGGACATGGAAAATTTATTAGAGCAGTTTTTGTATACAAAAAATTCACCTATCGATATAGAAGAAATTCTTGTGCCTGATTACTCTTGGATAAGATTTAAAAGATTAAAAGAGACTCATCTACGAAATATTACAAATGCAGACATAGTGGGCATTAGAGATATAAATAATAATTTTGTGCCAATGCCAAATGGTGACACATTAGTAGGAACAGGATCAAAGCTTCTAGTCATCGGTACCGTTGATGGAATACGTCTAACCAAGCGTGTTGTAAAAAGCAAACACAAACCTGAAGAATTTAAATACGTATAA
- a CDS encoding 50S ribosomal protein L28, producing the protein MSKRCAITGKGPMIGNNVSHANNKTKRRFLPNLRTIRVTLEDGTTRKIKVAASTLRTMKKQSN; encoded by the coding sequence ATGTCAAAAAGATGTGCGATAACAGGCAAAGGACCGATGATAGGCAACAATGTGAGCCACGCTAACAATAAAACTAAAAGAAGATTCTTGCCAAATCTTAGAACGATTCGCGTTACGCTAGAAGATGGTACTACAAGAAAGATAAAAGTTGCTGCTTCTACTCTAAGAACGATGAAGAAACAATCAAACTAA
- a CDS encoding ribulose-phosphate 3-epimerase, which yields MYVAPSILSADFGNLAAEIRAICEAGCDLVHVDVMDGHFVPNLTIGPVVVNAVAKVATKPLDIHLMVENNSFFADLFLPLKPKFLTFHIEEEKHPLRLIDHIRKNGVGPGIVLNPHTPVSAIEHIIDEVDMVLLMSVNPGFGGQKFMPVVLEKTRALRELIERKNAKCLIEVDGGVNGLNASDLEEAGADILVAGNYIFSSNSYEQAIRAIKLEF from the coding sequence ATGTACGTTGCACCTAGTATTTTATCGGCTGATTTTGGAAATTTGGCAGCTGAGATAAGAGCCATTTGCGAGGCTGGGTGCGATCTGGTGCATGTTGATGTTATGGATGGGCATTTTGTGCCAAATTTAACCATCGGACCAGTTGTGGTAAATGCCGTTGCAAAAGTGGCTACAAAGCCACTTGATATACATTTGATGGTTGAAAATAACTCATTTTTTGCCGACCTTTTCTTACCGCTAAAGCCAAAATTTTTAACCTTTCATATCGAAGAAGAGAAGCATCCATTAAGGCTCATCGATCACATCAGAAAAAATGGCGTTGGCCCTGGCATCGTGCTAAATCCGCATACGCCAGTTAGTGCGATCGAGCATATTATTGATGAAGTCGATATGGTACTTTTGATGAGCGTAAATCCTGGCTTTGGTGGTCAGAAATTTATGCCAGTCGTGCTTGAAAAAACAAGGGCGCTAAGAGAGCTGATAGAACGAAAAAACGCTAAGTGTCTGATTGAAGTAGATGGCGGCGTAAACGGACTAAATGCGTCTGATCTTGAAGAGGCTGGAGCTGACATTTTGGTGGCTGGCAACTACATCTTCTCATCAAATTCTTACGAACAAGCCATCCGCGCCATAAAGCTTGAGTTTTGA
- a CDS encoding DNA polymerase III subunit epsilon — MKPKKQRLENSIEILARQNLSYHEFILRFSDIDEISSIIDVRDLDMWRTLGLDITRNEENEIELGTRFRDISEQEFCVVDIETTGGTTSGQIIEIGAIKMKNGVEIGRFESFIAAPEVPENITELTGIKASDLVGAPNLLNVLERFKIFLGTSVFIAHNVNFDYGFISHSLNEIGLGMLLNRKLCTIDLSRRTIASQKYGLGSLKELLGINNTHHRALNDAIAASEIFKVCLTRLPFSIQTTEDLISFSKTAPSVKLKPEPVLCAN, encoded by the coding sequence TTGAAACCAAAAAAACAGCGTTTAGAAAATAGCATAGAAATTTTAGCTAGGCAAAATTTAAGCTATCATGAGTTTATTTTAAGATTTAGTGATATCGACGAAATTTCATCTATTATTGACGTGCGCGATCTTGATATGTGGCGAACCCTTGGGCTTGACATCACCAGAAATGAAGAGAATGAGATCGAGCTTGGCACGAGATTTAGAGATATTAGCGAGCAGGAATTTTGCGTGGTTGATATCGAAACGACTGGTGGTACAACGAGCGGACAGATCATTGAAATCGGTGCAATCAAAATGAAAAATGGCGTTGAGATAGGGCGTTTTGAAAGCTTTATAGCAGCCCCTGAAGTACCTGAAAATATCACTGAGCTAACCGGTATAAAGGCTAGCGATTTAGTCGGTGCGCCAAATTTGCTAAATGTACTTGAGCGGTTTAAAATTTTTCTAGGAACTAGCGTCTTTATCGCGCACAACGTAAATTTTGACTATGGCTTTATCTCTCACAGCCTAAATGAGATCGGCCTTGGCATGTTGCTAAATAGAAAGCTTTGCACCATCGATCTTAGTCGCCGCACTATCGCTTCGCAAAAATACGGCCTTGGCTCGCTAAAAGAGCTTCTTGGCATAAACAATACCCACCACAGAGCCCTAAATGACGCAATAGCAGCATCTGAAATTTTTAAAGTCTGCCTCACACGCCTACCTTTTAGTATCCAAACTACAGAGGATCTCATAAGCTTTAGCAAAACAGCTCCAAGCGTGAAGCTAAAACCTGAACCAGTTTTGTGTGCGAATTAG